The following are encoded together in the Coffea arabica cultivar ET-39 chromosome 1c, Coffea Arabica ET-39 HiFi, whole genome shotgun sequence genome:
- the LOC113727271 gene encoding uncharacterized protein: MKGDRMAKRSSFGSVVRRRLSDITNSAPQPRSPSNVEKPSLDPSSKEYIDHLAKENMALVKLIQDKNKVIELNGIELQKLRINLQKMQMQNWNLAQANSVMIAELNFGKEKMMTLQHEISCKEALLKSRSLEIKERELTPAEETKHDNSKNRRPRFTRSRSVGHCTTVSHQVAAKEAAENKRLCLRRQSASSKMQQQENKENLFELEDVMLPTAGVPTDFGPASSPFTYKDCKDDKQHGAELKSRRPERTSIGGRPLRKAAEKVQSYKEVPLNSKMRRAN; encoded by the exons ATGAAAGGGGATAGAATGGCAAAGAGGTCTTCTTTTGGGAGCGTCGTCAGGAGAAGATTGTCAGATATTACCAATTCTGCTCCACAGCCTAGATCTCCAAGCAATGTAGAAAAGCCCTCCTTGGATCCTTCTTCTAAGGAATATATTGATCATCTTGCCAAG GAAAATATGGCACTGGTCAAGCTTATTCAAGATAAAAA TAAGGTGattgaattgaatggaattgagcTCCAAAAACTCAGAATCAATCTTCAGAAGATGCAAATGCAGAATTGGAATCTTGCTCAAGCCAATAGTGTTATGATAGCG GAACTTAATTTCGGGAAAGAAAAG ATGATGACCCTACAGCACGAGATTTCCTGCAAGGAGGCACTTCTTAAATCAAGGAGTTTGGAAATCAAG GAGAGAGAGCTGACTCCTGCAGAAGAAACCAAACATGATAATAGCAAGAACAGAAGGCCCCGCTTCACAAGAAGTAGAT CCGTAGGCCATTGTACAACTGTATCCCATCAAGTTGCAGCAAAGGAGGCAGCAGAAAACAAGAG GCTCTGTTTAAGGAGGCAGTCAGCTAGTTCCAAAATGCAACAGcaggaaaacaaagaaaacttgTTCGAACTAGAGGACGTGATGCTGCCAACTGCTGGCGTACCGACTGATTTTGGACCAGCTTCATCACCTTTTACTTACAAAGACTGTAAAGATGATAAGCAACATGGTGCTGAACTTAAATCTAGACGACCAGAAAGAACCTCAATTGGTGGAAGACCATTAAGAAAGGCAGCTGAGAAGGTTCAATCCTATAAAGAAGTCCCTTTAAATAGTAAAATGAGGAGAGCAAATTGA